Within the Scyliorhinus canicula chromosome 6, sScyCan1.1, whole genome shotgun sequence genome, the region cccaaaacacattaaagaagccatcccctatggacaagccctccgtatacacaggatctgctcagacgaggaggagcgtaacagacacctacagatgctgaaagatgctctcgtacgaacgggatatggcgctcgactcatcgatcgacagttccaacgcgccacagcaaaaaaccgcacctacgtcctcagaagacaaacacgggacaccactgagggagtacccttcgtcgtctagtacgttcctggggcggagaaactacgacatcttctttgcagccttcaacacatcatcaatgaagatgaacatcttgccaaggtcatccccactacttgccttcaaacaaccgcgcaacctcaaacaaaccattgtttgcagcaaattacccagccttcagaacagcgaccacgacaccacacaaccctgccagggcaatctctgcaagacatgccagatcattgacttggataccaccattacacgtggtaacagcacccaccaggtacgcggcacatattcgtgcgactcgaccaaagtagtctacctcttacgctgcaggaaaggatgtcctgaagcgtggtacattggcgagaccatgcagacactgcgacaacgaatgaacgggcatcgtgcgacaatcaccaggcaggaatgttcccttccagtcggggaacacttcagcagtcaagggcattcagcctctgatctccgggtaagcgttctccaaggcagtcttcaggacacgcgacaacgcagaattgccgagcaaaagcttatagctaagttccgcacgcatgagtgcggcctcaacaggtatcttggattcatgtcgcatcacatccaccccccaccatctggcctggacttgcaaaatcctaccaactgttctgccttgagacaattcacacctctttaacctgggattacgcctctccctggatctgtaatgatttgattacctgcaaatgctcgcattgtccagcatctctgactttgtctatataaatgtttctggaacatacctctccattcacctgaggaaggagctgcgctccgaaagctcgtgtttgaaacaaacctgttggactttaacctggtgttgtaagacttcttactgtgctcaccccagtccaacggcggcatctccacatcattgttgcTGAAAGCACCAACTTAAAAATCCCCACCCTCATTTACAAATCCATGCATGACCTCAACCCACTATACCTTTGCAACGTgaagtttcaattccagcctgtgcCCTTCAGCCCACTAAATGTGGCATTTGTCCAACCGATCCCTCCACTTCaccactaataataatctttattgtcacaaatagacttacattaacactgcaattaagttagtgtgaaaagtccctagtcgccatattccagcgcctgcacGGGCCCAcagagggacaatttagaatgtccaaattacctaacagcacgtctttcaagacttgtgggaggaaatcggagcacccggatacagggagaatgtgcagactccgcacaggcagtgacccaagccgggaatcgaaccttggaaccTGGCGctttaaagcaacagtgctaaccactgagctaccatgccgcccactaatGGGACAAACTGCTGCCTCAACCCACGTTAAATCTTCATCTTGTTACTTTTTCCCTTTGCCATTAAAACTGCCTCAAAACATATATTTTTTCAACCATGCATCCATCACCTACAAACGATCCACTAATGTCTGATGTCAGTTTCTCTccccaacattttaaaaattgaaatgttACAGAGTGCAGCTTATATGTGCGATTATTTAACTTTGTCTTTACAAGTGCAGACAATGAATAAACATCTAATAACAAAGAGAACTCATATATCTTTcaagttttaaaattctcagttTAAGATAGTGATAGAGACTGAAACCACTGAAAGATGATAGTGTATTATCTTTCTTGACTGGCGGTTGTATGAAATGGTTCCTCAGTGAGCATGTGATCAGAATATAAAActacccacagagcagcatgaatTCAGCAAATTGCCAGGCTAAGATGTTGCGTATAGTTGAAATTCTGAGGTTTTGGTTAAAGCAGAGTTTGAAATCACATGCTACAAAATTTGTTACAACTCAACAAGTTTGCATCAGATTTCTTTAGAAATTAAATTAATGCTATTGTTGAAGTACAAAATATAACAGTTGCAAAGAAATATGTCAATTACGTTACAACCAAAATTAGATAGCATTAGATTAATCTGATTGATGGGGGAAAAGAGTAGGGGAACGTTTATCCGATATTTAGTCAATGCTTTACCCAGCCAAGGATTGCTGGGTCCTGATAATGGATGCAACGTCTTGAAAAGTGCCACATTTCCCCAACACAAAATTTAACAAATATACATGtgacaaaatgtttttttctgctgAGCAGAAAGAGTACAATAGAGTCTCTGAGTGTAATGTCCTCCCTGCCCACCTCCACTGAGAGGTGGGTTtggaggctggtgggggggtCCATATGATCAGGCGGAAAGGTGACCGTTGCCTTCCCGACTCCCTCCTACTTAGTCCAGGATGGGAAGGCTTGATAACGGTTTCATTACTTTTGCCTTTACATAAAGTAACTGATTCttgtaaacaaacaattttattttaaatttaattgaTGTAAAAGTGTAGTTGTGTCTCATTGATATGAGGCATTGCCTTACCTTTGGAGACCTGGGAGGATTCAGTTTCCGAGGTTGAGATGGAAACGGCCTCAATGTTGCTGATGTCAGAGGTGATTGAGGTTTCTTTGGAGGACGGGGAGGGGGATGCAAAGTGGAGTTTTCATACCTTCGCAGCATGTAGTACAAGTCTTCGCTGATCTCCTCTATGATGGTTTTTGGCGGAGAACTTGGAACAATTATTGCTGGCTCCTGCAACACTTGGATGGACATGCTTATTCTCTGAACTGGAATCCTGAAACATTCGGATGGACTGTCCAGTGAACTGACCAGCAAGCATGGATCGGCAATTTCTTCTTCAAATCGTAATGAAGGCAAGGATGCTAAATTGTCATTGATTGACAGATCTCTTACAGATACTTTAACATTAAAGGGGAGGCTAAAATGTTCACAAATCTCAGAAATACTATATTGTTTTTTATCATGGATGACTTCGACAAAGCTCCCTTCCATGTATGTTAGAAGAAGGACTTCTTCGTAATCTTTGCCCACAATTTTCTCACAAGCCAGAGCTTCAACTATCCGTTTATCTCCTTCACAGCTGACTTCAATACTCTGGCATTGATGAATGAGAAACTGGTCTCCTACACATACAGATGAAAACTCTGCATAATCAGATCCAAACTGCTTTGTTGCAATGACATGCAACTGCTCGTTGCTTTTTATGGCAAGCTTCAAGTCATATACAGTTGGGAACTCTCTTGGCCTTCTTTTAAAGCGTCCTTTGTAGCTTTTGGGAATTAAGAAATGCTTTTTATTTAAATCACTTCTGTTCTCAGATGCAATTATTGTTTTGGCAAATTGCTTCTCATAAACTATAACTTTTCCTGCTTTCAGGGAATTGTAAATATGCTGGTGGTCAGGGTACTCAATGATTTCAGCCAACAGGGGGAAACCTTCATCCGGTCTTTTGAAAACGTCAATTAATGACAGAGGCTGTACAAAGGAGTTAATGTCATACAACTCTGTTACATCTATTACCTCTACATCAAGGTTGGATGGGATATGTACAATATCCTTTCGTACTAAAGAAAATAATTGAGAGAATAAAATCAGTAGTTTTCTACGTTGGTGCACACACAATTAATTCTACACAGCTTGGAGTCAAGAAGTGTTTTCCAAAAATGCTACATTTAATTCTACTCTTCCCAACACTGCTTTCTTTTGGCCCCTCTGAAGTATGTACCAGAAGCTAAATAAGCAACTGTTGCTGACGCGTGGAGATACACATCAGCAAAGTAAAGTTTTCCATAAGAATGCCCACCCTTCCTCTCCTACCCCACTCCTCTCCAGCAGCCACCCTTCCAGCAATTCAACAGAAGCAAGTGTAGAGGGGAATTAAACCTGTGTACCACCATTTCATAACACTGTTATTACTCCAATGATGTTATAGGTTACATTGTTGCTCTTTGTCCAACTTCAGTTTTTCTCTCTTCCTACCAATCTGAGATTGATGAGAATCAATTATGAGCACAAGTGACAAAATGTGCAGGTCATGACACAAAAAGGGTGACCTTATGTCTGCTTACTGGGCAAAATGGTAGGGTACTGCCCTGACACTAGTACCTCAAAATGGATCAGGCATTAGAGGGATTATCAAGCCAAATGTCTACGTAATTGTTCTGTTCAACTGTAGTACAGGTTGAGCAACTTATTCGAAATTTGAGAAGCTCTGAAATCCGCACTTTGTTTGCGGCACCACGAGTGGAAAATTCCACAATTCTGGGAGACAGTGTTTGGGACCTTATCGAGCATAGTGGGGGCCCAGGTGAAGCTGGACCccatggtggcgatctttgaggTCTCGGTGGTGCCTAAGCAGCTGGAGAGGAAGAGGGC harbors:
- the themis gene encoding protein THEMIS, coding for MAQSLESFIDSLDPTTLPRIMQIQSGIYFQGSVYEMHGHECCLATGEVIKVIGFKIAKVKAESCDGIENNTFRNTVELPLDYPGFFKVLADPCPYTSVSDITKSVQIGHNRLGHPHFWSNMDIQVNHILIKEGEHIVLNALAEMDGEQYVNSTVIRAGKNETVRLPLTYEGTFYECEDDQFYTLKEIMEWKIPKHRRRVVKLAKTLAAWEPNPYNEYLQSDLSLVPVYEVQAVMKLRKDIVHIPSNLDVEVIDVTELYDINSFVQPLSLIDVFKRPDEGFPLLAEIIEYPDHQHIYNSLKAGKVIVYEKQFAKTIIASENRSDLNKKHFLIPKSYKGRFKRRPREFPTVYDLKLAIKSNEQLHVIATKQFGSDYAEFSSVCVGDQFLIHQCQSIEVSCEGDKRIVEALACEKIVGKDYEEVLLLTYMEGSFVEVIHDKKQYSISEICEHFSLPFNVKVSVRDLSINDNLASLPSLRFEEEIADPCLLVSSLDSPSECFRIPVQRISMSIQVLQEPAIIVPSSPPKTIIEEISEDLYYMLRRYENSTLHPPPRPPKKPQSPLTSATLRPFPSQPRKLNPPRSPKNSPTEMPRSKPKSQKHIPDVSAKPEHILHSVTITEHVKQGPHHSSPETDVTLLQATSLAVDVENLDLSDKHDYEYIDDGKVEELRKQLNENEHQNKKNCKKKREHH